A single region of the Drosophila takahashii strain IR98-3 E-12201 chromosome 2R, DtakHiC1v2, whole genome shotgun sequence genome encodes:
- the tum gene encoding rac GTPase-activating protein 1 has product MALSALASFDDLRRCMQVLTDGTAEEEFLRFLRMFEQYHEKCAGYAAETARIQSELDKSLTKMGDLEGKLFHARRIIDMEIKARRQAEHERDAMEGKIMAVADLLRHERNLNNETRDKLAFLHTLPSSRKRKSLNAVREDKSYGDINSTGSLLSDLSITHSEDDFLDVRTSKSWREHRPSLPKNQIPCVGNKRSRLSTGLNGSMSGNTPTTGKSRRSGVGIGVEQHTVDVGQGAERFCATTKVTIPQDGQGVIRAESTIESLPVIGGHERIGDGLSSTPRRSVLKEATAPPLTPVNAMASHVAESGTPLQHRPLMRNHTFSQKTFLRGDNCVQCQKRIRFGAVGLRCRDCPVRCHIDCRYLLTVSCVPQTGTPTMKTMTGYVTDFAPSIAPMIPALIVHCVNEIEARGLTEVGLYRLSSSEREYKALKEQFLRGKATPHLGNTDIYVLCCCVKDFLRSLTEPLIPTSQWKDFANAVQNPDTKVAQEMLYKSVKQLPQANRDTLSFLILHFQRIAQCPVVLMPIDNISLIFGPTIVGYSTPDPDQHAIYTEVFTQKQVMKALLELPVSFWEQYIVIDPTRTPATVIKRVPSSKHDLLSLYATPFKGGTIKKRKFLGTPPASGHKK; this is encoded by the exons ATGGCGCTCTCCGCCTTGGCGTCCTTTGACGATCTGCGACGCTGCATGCAAGTGCTGACCGATGGAACGGCCGAGGAGG AATTCCTGCGCTTCCTGCGCATGTTCGAGCAGTACCACGAAAAGTGCGCTGGCTACGCGGCCGAGACGGCGAGGATCCAAAGCGAGCTGGACAAGTCGCTGACCAAGATGGGCGACCTGGAGGGCAAGCTCTTCCACGCCCGCCGCATCATCGACATGGAGATCAAGGCGCGTCGCCAGGCGGAGCACGAGCGCGACGCCATGGAGGGCAAGATCATGGCCGTGGCGGATCTGCTGCGCCACGAGCGCAATCTGAACAACGAGACTCGCGACAAGTTGGCCTTTCTGCACACACTGCCCTCCTCGAGGAAGCGCAAGTCCCTGAATGCCGTGCGCGAGGACAAGTCCTACGGCGACATCAACTCCACCGGCTCGCTGCTATCCGATCTGTCCATTACCCACTCTGAGGACGACTTCCTCGATGTGCGCACATCGAAATCGTGGCGGGAGCACCGACCCTCGCTGCCCAAGAACCAGATTCCCTGTGTGGGCAACAAGCGATCGCGCCTGAGCACGGGACTCAATGGCAGCATGTCCGGGAATACCCCAACCACCGGCAAGTCGCGACGCTCTGGCGTCGGCATCGGAGTCGAGCAGCACACGGTGGATGTGGGTCAGGGCGCTGAGCGCTTTTGTGCCACTACCAAGGTAACCATACCCCAGGATGGGCAGGGCGTCATCCGGGCAGAGTCGACTATCGAGTCGCTGCCGGTTATTGGCGGCCACGAGAGAATCGGTGACGGCTTGTCCTCGACGCCACGACGATCTGTTCTCAAAGAGGCCACCGCTCCGCCGCTGACGCCGGTCAACGCAATGGCTTCCCACGTGGCCGAATCGGGAACTCCGCTGCAGCATCGTCCGCTGATGAGGAACCACACCTTCAGCCAGAAGACGTTCTTGCGCGGCGACAATTGCGTGCAGTGTCAGAAACG CATTCGGTTTGGGGCCGTTGGCCTGAGATGTCGGGATTGCCCGGTGCGCTGTCACATCGACTGTCGGTATCTACTGACCGTGAGCTGTGTGCCCCAAACGGGAACGCCCACGATGAAGACCATGACGGGCTACGTCACAGACTTTGCCCCGTCCATTGCGCCCATGATTCCGGCTCTGATTGTGCACTGTGTCAACGAGATAGAGGCCCGCGGCCTCACTGAGGTGGGCCTCTACCGGCTGTCCTCGTCGGAGCGGGAGTACAAGGCCCTGAAGGAGCAGTTCTTGCGCGGCAAGGCCACTCCGCATCTGGGCAACACGGACATCTATGTTTTGTGCTGTTGTGTTAAGGATTTCCTGAGGTCTCTCACCGAGCCTCTCATACCGACCAGCCAGTGGAAGGACTTCGCCAACGCTGTGCAGAATCCAGACACCAAAGTCGCCCAGGAGATGCTGTACAAGTCGGTGAAGCAGCTACCTCAGGCAAATCGGGATACGCTGTCCTTCCTCATACTGCACTTCCAGCGCATTGCCCAGTGCCCAGTCGTGCTAATGCCGATCGATAACATCTCGCTCATCTTTGGGCCCACCATTGTGGGCTACTCCACACCAGATCCAGACCAGCATGCGATCTACACGGAGGTCTTCACCCAGAAGCAGGTGATGAAGGCGTTGCTCGAGCTGCCCGTTTCGTTCTGGGAGCAATACATCGTTATAGATCCAACAAGAACGCCGGCCACAGTGATCAAGCGGGTGCCCAGCAGCAAACATGACTTGCTGTCGCTGTATG CAACTCCCTTCAAAGGCGGCACCATTAAGAAGCGAAAGTTCTTGGGCACGCCGCCGGCATCTGGCCACAAGAAATAA
- the LOC108061490 gene encoding modular serine protease → MLRAHLNRFLELLVLLSLAFAICSAAPNATNCGHRCGGGDCIELDQLCDGVANCLDGSDETVAMCQNVWCPGYGFRCSYGACIASTAVCDGVRDCVDGSDEEGWLCRAQMQQANCDNWEMYCSSGQCMPYSKLCDGVRDCRDGDDEQESLCEGVALPTTTVRSTTVTTESDVIKITPTVTMIMRPGTNLIEEKGECTIPQLPNVIVKHFTDAILTAGSRVANGTRIYYDCPAEHSLKGEDRNICKDSLWIKKFPYCETPQAFIFSLVISIFAFLVVVLIFLIWRVRRENGERRQREEHIWLVETNSTNPRQPGIPKV, encoded by the exons ATGTTGAGAGCGCATCTGAATCGATTCCTGGAGCTTCTGGTTCTTCTCTCCTTGGCGTTCGCCATTTGCTCTGCAGCGCCGAATGCCACGAACTGCGGTCATCGGTGCGGCGGAGGCGACTGCATCGAACTGGACCAGCTATGTGACGGAGTAGCCAACTGCTTGGATGGCTCCGATGAGACGGTAGCCATGTGCCAGAACGTCTGGTGTCCGGGCTATGGATTCCGCTGCAGCTACGGAGCGTGCATAGCCAGCACGGCGGTCTGCGATGGCGTGCGGGACTGTGTGGATGGATCCGACGAGGAGGGATGGCTCTGCCGGGCACAGATGCAGCAGGCCAACTGCGACAACTGGGAAATGTACTGCTCCTCCGGCCAGTGCATGCCCTACTCCAAGCTGTGCGATGGGGTCAGGGATTGCCGGGATGGAGACGACGAGCAGGAGTCCCTCTGCGAAGGAGTCGCTCTACCAACAACTACTGTTAGATCAACTACTGTGACCACGGAAAGCGATGTCATTAAGATAACTCCCACTGTGACCATGATAATGCGACCTGGAACCAATCTTATTGAAGAGAAAGGGGAATGCACGATTCCACAGCTGCCAAATGTGATAGTTAAGCACTTTACTGATGCAATCCTAACTGCCGGATCCAGAGTAGCCAATGGCACCCGGATTTACTACGACTGTCCAGCTGAGCACTCACTAAAAGGAGAGGATCGGAACATTTGCAAAGACTCTTTGTGGATTAAAAAGTTTCCTTATTGTGAAA CACCCCAAGCCTTCATCTTTAGCCTGGTAATATCAATATTTGCATTCCTAGTCGTTGTATTGATATTCCTGATTTGGCGGGTTCGTCGGGAAAATGGAGAAAGGAGGCAACGTGAGGAGCACATTTGGCTGGTGGAGACAAACAGTACTAATCCCAGACAACCTGGTATACCAAAGGTCTAA
- the Echs1 gene encoding probable enoyl-CoA hydratase, mitochondrial: MANIAKIFASRAQGVLQAAARQPQVATRFSSSSTNNWEYIKTEVAGEGKNVAVITLNRPKALNALCNGLMKELSTALQQFGKDQSIAAIVLTGSEKAFAAGADIKEMVGNTYSQCIQGNFLNDWTEVARTQKPIIAAVNGYALGGGCELAMMCDIIYAGDKAKFGQPEIALGTIPGAGGTQRLTRVVGKSKAMEMCLTGNMIGAQEAEKLGLASKVVPADQLLGEAVKLGEKIGTHSNLIVQLCKESVNTAYETTLQEGLKFERRTFHATFSTADRKEGMTAFAEKRAAKFTNE; this comes from the exons ATGGCCAACATTGCTAAGATCTTCGCCTCCCGTGCCCAGGGTGTCCTGCAGGCAGCCGCCCGCCAGCCACAGGTGGCCACCCGTTTCAGCAGCTCCT CCACCAACAACTGGGAGTACATCAAGACCGAGGTGGCCGGCGAGGGCAAGAACGTGGCCGTGATCACCCTGAACCGTCCCAAGGCCCTGAACGCCCTCTGCAATGGCCTGATGAAGGAGCTGTCTACCGCCCTGCAGCAGTTCGGCAAGGATCAGAGCATCGCCGCCATCGTTTTGACCGGCAGCGAGAAGGCCTTCGCCGCTGGAGCCGATATCAAGGAGATGGTGGGCAACACCTACTCGCAGTGCATCCAGGGCAACTTCCTGAACGACTGGACGGAGGTGGCCCGCACCCAGAAGCCCATCATTGCGGCCGTGAACGGTTACGCCCTGGGCGGTGGCTGTGAGCTGGCCATGATGTGCGACATCATCTATGCCGGCGACAAGGCCAAGTTCGGCCAGCCGGAGATCGCCCTGGGCACCATTCCCGGAGCCGGTGGCACCCAGCGTCTGACCCGCGTCGTTGGCAAGTCCAAGGCCATGGAAATGTGCCTTACCGGCAACATGATCGGCGCCCAGGAGGCCGAGAAGCTCGGTCTGGCCAGCAAGGTGGTGCCCGCCGACCAGCTGCTCGGCGAGGCCGTCAAGCTGGGCGAGAAGATCGGCACCCACTCGAATCTGATCGTGCAGCTGTGCAAGGAGTCCGTGAACACCGCCTACGAGACGACGCTCCAGGAGGGTCTGAAGTTCGAGCGTCGCACCTTCCATGCCACCTTCTCCACG GCTGATCGCAAGGAGGGCATGACTGCCTTCGCCGAGAAGCGCGCGGCTAAGTTCACCAACGAGTAA